One window of Aggregicoccus sp. 17bor-14 genomic DNA carries:
- a CDS encoding HNH endonuclease — MTRQRTNSVIGSRGKQLKNAILGLLKGVGNRGATIHDIRSRLRVGAQQHVDRRLRELDASHTIERRREGRNTFYVYKGVRRKRLNSSAISKSLRAEVLHAHGRQCQMCGRSPAKDKVRLHIDHRIPRAWGGKTVFENLEPLCSACNEGKKNLFKTLTSKQMREILATKSVHERLARALHATPGKPVPARFLMLVANSGTVQDDWQKRLRELRYIGLKITVSRHKTPEGHVTTDYTLTNWVRLPSDTSERIRRIERSRAARRTPQ, encoded by the coding sequence ATGACCCGTCAACGCACCAATTCAGTCATCGGTTCGCGAGGCAAACAGCTCAAGAACGCAATCCTTGGTTTGCTCAAGGGCGTCGGCAACCGAGGGGCAACCATTCACGACATCCGCAGTCGATTGCGCGTCGGCGCCCAGCAACATGTCGACCGTCGCCTGCGTGAGCTCGATGCGAGCCACACGATTGAGCGCCGACGAGAAGGCCGCAATACATTCTACGTCTACAAAGGCGTTCGCCGCAAAAGGCTGAACTCCTCGGCAATTTCCAAATCACTTCGCGCCGAAGTGCTTCATGCACACGGCCGACAATGTCAAATGTGCGGGAGGTCTCCGGCCAAAGACAAGGTTCGACTCCACATCGACCATCGCATTCCCCGCGCATGGGGCGGGAAGACGGTTTTCGAAAACCTGGAGCCACTGTGCTCTGCGTGCAACGAGGGGAAAAAGAATCTCTTCAAAACACTAACATCAAAACAGATGCGGGAAATCCTGGCCACCAAGAGCGTTCACGAGCGGCTGGCGCGAGCCCTTCATGCGACACCAGGAAAGCCGGTACCTGCTCGCTTCCTGATGCTGGTTGCCAATTCCGGAACTGTGCAAGACGATTGGCAGAAGCGCCTTCGAGAGCTTCGCTACATAGGCCTAAAGATTACCGTCAGCCGACACAAGACTCCCGAGGGCCATGTGACCACCGATTACACATTGACAAACTGGGTAAGGTTGCCATCCGACACAAGTGAGCGTATTCGGAGGATCGAACGTTCGAGAGCGGCGCGACGAACTCCTCAGTAA